A window of the Apostichopus japonicus isolate 1M-3 chromosome 8, ASM3797524v1, whole genome shotgun sequence genome harbors these coding sequences:
- the LOC139970682 gene encoding uncharacterized protein: MEADHTRYGITTQINSECQTEPSLIDPCSTNCCYPNGELAKHVACDFCGVVYHLLCVGLEKQPVKGAKSRWFCQGCLKTPGLLQSTQQQLKEALRTIISLQAELAKLSSPRPRNTETGNVQSDNQNNIDTPDQVRHNTYAECVSSIPTPPPLAVRPVMIIGDSILKHVYEDDFTDEIVKVNCLPGATVKDVRNALLAQREDLHTFSHIIIHVGTNDINTHNPNVNDISADFEELITSIQLLNGHSPSIYISGPCPRSDDHAPQIIDLNSHLKELTNKLDCKFLDNMASFTYADGEIDLSLYHGDGVHLNRKGTVKLINKLTIIGPICIRKKSSKMENARHMGVSNPSRNFYSQHRSNGTIHNNTSRYEHRQQQMRGFSNNDHQREYHRRPNRHPRTSNSSRQDWQRECHRKENRQPVADHFNLRGCFNCGERNHV, encoded by the exons ATGGAAGCAGATCACACACGCTACGGGATTACCACTCAAATCAATTCAGAGTGTCAGACAGAGCCGTCATTAATCGACCCATGCTCAACAAACTGCTGCTACCCCAATGGTGAACTAGCCAAGCATGTCGCCTGTGATTTCTGTGGTGTAGTATACCATCTCTTATGTGTTGGTTTGGAAAAACAGCCTGTTAAAGGAGCGAAATCAAGATGGTTTTGTCAGGGATGCCTTAAAACTCCAGGTCTGCTTCAATCAACGCAGCAGCAACTCAAAGAGGCATTAAGAACTATTATATCTCTGCAAGCTGAACTGGCGAAACTTTCAAGCCCAAGGCCAAGAAACACAGAGACTGGTAATGTACAATCAGATAACCAAAATAACATAGACACTCCCGATCAAGTCCGCCATAACACCTACGCCGAATGCGTCTCATCTATACCTACACCACCACCCCTAGCCGTACGACCAGTAATGATAATCGGAGACTCTATTTTAAAACACGTATATGAGGATGATTTTACTGATGAGATTGTGAAGGTAAATTGCCTGCCGGGAGCCACCGTCAAGGACGTGAGAAACGCTCTTCTGGCTCAAAGGGAAGATTTACATACATTTAGCCATATTATAATTCATGTTGGAACAAACGATATTAACACACATAACCCAAATGTCAACGACATTTCCGCTGATTTCGAGGAGCTCATCACATCTATCCAGCTACTGAACGGGCATAGTCCAAGCATCTATATTTCGGGCCCCTGTCCGCGGAGTGATGATCATGCGCCACAAATTATAGATTTGAACTCTCATCTGAAGGAACTCACCAATAAGCTGGATTGTAAGTTTTTAGACAATATGGCGTCGTTCACATACGCAGATGGTGAAATCGACTTATCTTTATATCATGGCGATGGTGTACATCTCAACAGAAAAGGCACCGTTAAACTGATCAACAAACTAACGATCATAGGCCCCATCTGCATTCGAAAGAAGAGCTCAAAGATGGAGAATGCCCGGCATATGGGAGTTTCAAATCCCTCCCGCAACTTCTATAGTCAACACCGCTCGAATGGGACTATCCACAACAACACGTCCAGATATGAACATAGGCAGCAACAGATGAGGGGTTTCTCAAACAACGATCACCAACGTGAGTACCACCGTAGACCAAATCGCCATCCACGAACATCCAACTCATCTCGTCAAGATTGGCAGCGGGAATGCCACCGCAAAGAAAACCGCCAACCAGTTGCTGACCACTTCAATCTCCGCGGATGTTTCAACTGTGGTGAACGcaaccatgtat AG